The DNA window ATAATGGCTGTGTCAATGTTCCTGTGCTTACCCCTGCTGTGGGTTATACCCATACCAAAGAAGAGTATACCAAACTGTGCCTTTTTGAGGGCCTCGACGGCCTCCTCGATCTGCTCCCTGGGTACACCTGCAACCTCATCGTATAGGATCTCGTTTCCAAGGAGATATGTCCTCATTGCATCCACGAGTTCATAGTCACGGTCAAAGTCCAGCTGAAGGTGTATGTCTGCAAGCTTTGCTGTGTCTGTCTTCCTGGGGTCAACAACTATGAGTGTCCTGTCTGATCTTCCCCTTTCCCTGAAGAATCCACGGGCAAATACGTTCCTTGACATGTGCCTTGGGTGGGCGTGCATTGGGTTGCATCCCCAGTAGACCACAACGTCGGCCCTGTTCTTGACCTCACCGAATGTACATATGGGGTAGCCCACATCCTGGAGTGCAAGCACTGATGGTCCGTGACAGACTGATGCTGTGTTGTCTATTACAGCACCTGCCTCCTCTGCAAGTTCCATTCCGACGGCCTGTGCTTCACACTCTGTACAGCTCCATCCGTACATTAGGGGCCTCTTTGATTCTGCAAGAATCTTTGCAGCCTTGTCTATGGCCTCATCGTAGCTTACCTCGACGAATTCGCCATTCTTCCTTATGAGTGGTTTGGTGTACCTCACTGCACCCTCTGCATGCACGAACTTGCTGTGACCTATCCTGCATGCGTTGATGGTTCCGACAATCTCGTTGTCCTCAACCTTACAGATGATGTCATCACAGAGGGTTCCGCAGAAGGGGCAGACCACATTTTTCACGTATTCCATGATAATTACCTCCAATTAGGGTTCTATGTGGCCGTTGCATCCGACAGCCGCATAGACTATACCCTTAGCTCCCTTAATTGCGTGATCTCCTTCAAACTTGTAGTATGCTCCAGGGAAGGTTTCCCCGTTAACCTCTATGTCCTTTTCAACACCAAGGTACTTGAATCCTGGGAGGAATTCCTGTATCATTCCCTTTACGATTATTGTTCCGCCGGCCATTTCGCCGCCTACCCTTGCAACGGCGTTTCCCTCGATGATTATTAGGCCGTTGTTCATGTGTATTCCTGGCATTATGTTGACGTCGCCCTTGACGATGATCTTGCCGCCGTTCATGTACTCTCCGATCTCGTTTCCAGCGTTTCCATGGACGGTTATGACGCCACCTGTCATACCTCTCCAGTCACCACGGTAGGATGATCCGACGTAGTCAGCCGCGTCTCCGAGGATTTCTAGTTCTCCTCCCCTCATATCCTGTCCGGCCCATGATGCTGCGTTGCCTTCCACTGTGATCTTGCCGCCCTTCATGCCGGCTCCAACGTACATGTTCACGTTGCCCTTCACAAGGATTTCGCCGGCTGTCATCTCCTGGCCTATCCTCTTGGTGTTGTATACATCACCGTCGATGATGATCTTGATGTCTGCTGCTGCATCTGCTGGTTCTCCGCTGACCTCAAAGAAGTCTCCCAGTTTAACGACCTCGTTACCGTACATTATCTGGATGTTTTTGATCTCGTCTATTGACTTTCCTGCGAAGACATCGGGTTTGATGTTGGGTGCCTCTAGTGGCACTTCGGGCTGTTCCTTTG is part of the Methanothermobacter sp. K4 genome and encodes:
- a CDS encoding formylmethanofuran dehydrogenase subunit B, producing the protein MMEYVKNVVCPFCGTLCDDIICKVEDNEIVGTINACRIGHSKFVHAEGAVRYTKPLIRKNGEFVEVSYDEAIDKAAKILAESKRPLMYGWSCTECEAQAVGMELAEEAGAVIDNTASVCHGPSVLALQDVGYPICTFGEVKNRADVVVYWGCNPMHAHPRHMSRNVFARGFFRERGRSDRTLIVVDPRKTDTAKLADIHLQLDFDRDYELVDAMRTYLLGNEILYDEVAGVPREQIEEAVEALKKAQFGILFFGMGITHSRGKHRNIDTAIMLVQDLNDYAKWTLIPMRGHYNVTGFNQVCTWESGYPFCVDFSGGEPRYNPGETGANDLLQNKEADAMMVIASDPGAHFPQRALERMAEIPVIAIEPHRTPTTELADIIIPPAIVGMEAEGTAYRMEGVPIRMKKVVDSDLLSDREILERLLEKVKEYRASK
- the fwdC gene encoding tungsten-dependent formylmethanofuran dehydrogenase subunit FwdC, which produces MSEIILTPKEQPEVPLEAPNIKPDVFAGKSIDEIKNIQIMYGNEVVKLGDFFEVSGEPADAAADIKIIIDGDVYNTKRIGQEMTAGEILVKGNVNMYVGAGMKGGKITVEGNAASWAGQDMRGGELEILGDAADYVGSSYRGDWRGMTGGVITVHGNAGNEIGEYMNGGKIIVKGDVNIMPGIHMNNGLIIIEGNAVARVGGEMAGGTIIVKGMIQEFLPGFKYLGVEKDIEVNGETFPGAYYKFEGDHAIKGAKGIVYAAVGCNGHIEP